ATAATCGCTCTGGAACTCCATCTGTACTATCATCGAGCTTATCAATAAGATGCACAAATTCGTGTATGCCTGTATTACTTTTATCGGTTGTGTTTTTAAAACCGTGATATAATGCTTTTTTAGATAAAATCATTTGTTTCTCAAATCGTCCATTCCCAACTATTCCACCAATATTTCTTGAGTTATCCTTACTACTAAATTGCATATCCTCATTAAAATAATCTGGATATAAAAGGATACCGCTTAAGTTGGTGTAATGCCATTCTTTAAAACCAAAAACAGGGATTACTGCGCTTGCCGCAATTAAAATCTTGTCCAATTCTTCCAATTCAAACTGCACACCATCTATATAAACCTCACTTAAAAATTGCATCATTTTTTGTTGAAAAATAAGCTGCTTATTTTTAGAGAGATTTCTATAAAACAGAACATTATCCATTAATAATCTGTGCCAATGCTCTGGAAATGACTTTACACTATGGCGTTTCGTTTTTCTGTAAAAATGAACAGCAAAGAGAATAACCACAACTGAAATTAAAATATAAGCCATATTAAAAGGAAAGTATTAATCTACAGATTCAGCTTTAAAGCCAACTTTTTGCAAGGTAGCCTTTACATCTTCTTCGGTTGCACCATCACTTTCAATGGTTAGGATTTTATCAGGATTAGCGGTATCCACTTCCCAACTTTCTATACCTTCTTGTTTGTTTAAAAAAGGGGTTACTTTTGATACACAACCACCACAATTGATATTTGTTTTAAATTTTAAAGTTTTCATCTTATTTGAATTTATAATTAATATTAAAGTTTTACTCGTTTAAGTCTTAAGCTATTTAAGACAACAGATACGCTACTGAAAGCCATCGCCATTCCAGCAATCATTGGGTCCAATAAAAATCCATTTACGGGATACAAAACGCCTGCTGCAATAGGAATACCAATGAGATTATAAATGAATGCCCAAAATAGATTCTGACGGATACCCAACACCGTTCTTTTTGATAGTTCCAATGCTTTTGGAATGGATTGCAAATCTGACGTTATCAAAGTCATTTTTGCGACGTCTATTGCTATGTCCGAACCTTTACCCATTGCAATACTTACATTGGCCTGCGCCAAAGCGTGGGAATCGTTTATGCCATCACCAATCATCGCTACTATCTTTCCTTCTGCTTGTAGTTTTTCAACAAAAGCCGCTTTCTCCGAAGGCATCACTTCTCCTTGGTAATTTGTTATTCCTACTTGTTTTGCGACAGCAGATGCGGTTTTATTGTTATCTCCAGTAAGCATATAGACCTCAATGCCTCTTTCTTGAAGCGTTGCTATGGCTTTTTTTGAAGTTTCCTTAATCTTGTCAGCAATGGCGAGTATCGCCAGCACTTGTTTTTCATTGCCAAAGAAAATGACCGTTTTAGCCTGCTCTTCGAGACTTTCTGCCGTTTGCATTAGGGAAGCGTCGATTTGAATATTCTTTTCAACCATTAGCTTATGATTTCCAACATAGTATTTTGAACCATTCTCTGATTGCGCTTTTACGCCTTTTCCTGTAATGCTTTCGAAGGAAGTAATTTCAGCTTTTTCAATATTTTCATCCTTTAAGTGGTTGACTACAGCCCCTGCCAAGGGATGTTCTGATTGTGCTTCGATAGCCAAAAGAATTTTTTTGTATTCATTGCTATTTTCAAGTTTATCCTTCCAAAGCATATCAGTTACTAATGGTTTTCCTTCTGTAATCGTACCCGTTTTATCAAGAATGACTGCATTCACTTTATAACCGAGTTCCAAACTTTCGGCATCTTTTATAAGAATATTGTTTTCTGCTCCTTTACCGATACCCACCATAATAGCTGTAGGGGTTGCTAATCCTAAAGCACAGGGACAAGCAATAACCAACACTGCTACAGAAGTCAATAAGGCTTGCGAAAAACCATTATCGCCTCCAACTGACATCCATACTATAAAGGTGACGATGGAAATTCCCATTACTACGGGTACAAATATGCCCGCAATCTTATCAACCAGTTTCTGAACAGGTGCTTTGCTTCCTTGGGCTTCCTGAACCATTTTAATGATTTGGGACAATAAGGTTTCTCCACCTACTTTTTCGGCAGTAAATTGAAAACTCCCTTTTTGATTTACCGTGCCTGCAAATACCTTTTCATCCTTTATTTTTTCAACAGGAACAGGTTCTCCCGTAATCATACTTTCATCTACATACGAGCTTCCTTTAGATACTTCTCCATCCACAGGAATCTTTTCTCCCGGACGCACTAAAATGGTCTGACCTACTTGCACAGACGAAATAGGAATTTCCTTTTCTTCACCATTCTCAATAATTTTCAGCGTTTTAGGCTGTAATCCCATCAGCTTTTTAATGGCTGAAGATGTATTTGTCTTTGCCTTTTCCTCCAATAGTTTCCCCAAGGAAATAAAGGTTATAATTACAGTTGCTGCCTCGTAATACACGTGAGGCTCAATACCACGACTCAACCAAAATTCAGGAAAAAAAGTGTTGAACACACTAAACAGAAAAGCTATTCCTGTGCTCAAAGCTACCAAGGTATCCATATTCGCCTTACCGTGTTTGGCTTGCTTGAAAGCATTGATAAAAAAACTACGACCGAACCAAAAAAGAATTGGAAAAGTCAACACCAAAGAAATCCACTTACCTGGTTCCCATTGCATAAAAAACATTCCTAATACAAAAATGGGAAGGGTAAGTATGGCCGACCAGATAGTACGGTTTTTTATGTCTTGATAATTTTTTTGCTGTAGTTCTTGTTGTACTTCTGAAGGATTCTCCGCATCAATGATAATGTCATAACCAACATCGCGAAGTGCATTTTGAAGTTGATTAGGACTCAACTCTTTG
Above is a window of Bizionia sp. M204 DNA encoding:
- a CDS encoding heavy-metal-associated domain-containing protein, with the protein product MKTLKFKTNINCGGCVSKVTPFLNKQEGIESWEVDTANPDKILTIESDGATEEDVKATLQKVGFKAESVD
- a CDS encoding cation-translocating P-type ATPase; this translates as METINIFETKEKNHKQGIKESFPVTGMTCASCAASVESVLKHTDGVIDASVNFANSSVLVEYDKELSPNQLQNALRDVGYDIIIDAENPSEVQQELQQKNYQDIKNRTIWSAILTLPIFVLGMFFMQWEPGKWISLVLTFPILFWFGRSFFINAFKQAKHGKANMDTLVALSTGIAFLFSVFNTFFPEFWLSRGIEPHVYYEAATVIITFISLGKLLEEKAKTNTSSAIKKLMGLQPKTLKIIENGEEKEIPISSVQVGQTILVRPGEKIPVDGEVSKGSSYVDESMITGEPVPVEKIKDEKVFAGTVNQKGSFQFTAEKVGGETLLSQIIKMVQEAQGSKAPVQKLVDKIAGIFVPVVMGISIVTFIVWMSVGGDNGFSQALLTSVAVLVIACPCALGLATPTAIMVGIGKGAENNILIKDAESLELGYKVNAVILDKTGTITEGKPLVTDMLWKDKLENSNEYKKILLAIEAQSEHPLAGAVVNHLKDENIEKAEITSFESITGKGVKAQSENGSKYYVGNHKLMVEKNIQIDASLMQTAESLEEQAKTVIFFGNEKQVLAILAIADKIKETSKKAIATLQERGIEVYMLTGDNNKTASAVAKQVGITNYQGEVMPSEKAAFVEKLQAEGKIVAMIGDGINDSHALAQANVSIAMGKGSDIAIDVAKMTLITSDLQSIPKALELSKRTVLGIRQNLFWAFIYNLIGIPIAAGVLYPVNGFLLDPMIAGMAMAFSSVSVVLNSLRLKRVKL
- a CDS encoding zinc-dependent peptidase, which produces MAYILISVVVILFAVHFYRKTKRHSVKSFPEHWHRLLMDNVLFYRNLSKNKQLIFQQKMMQFLSEVYIDGVQFELEELDKILIAASAVIPVFGFKEWHYTNLSGILLYPDYFNEDMQFSSKDNSRNIGGIVGNGRFEKQMILSKKALYHGFKNTTDKSNTGIHEFVHLIDKLDDSTDGVPERLLEHQYALPWLNLIHKEMEAINDNHSDIRKYGGTNQAEFFAVASEYFFERPDLLKKKHPELYKMLVTCFKQNPII